In Halichondria panicea chromosome 17, odHalPani1.1, whole genome shotgun sequence, a single window of DNA contains:
- the LOC135351503 gene encoding uncharacterized protein LOC135351503 has translation MMSRNLELPMLTPSTVTVGREQFVIVEFAGIIPQSSLVTFNFYHCATGKKLSTIPIVPLGPHTAKAKFPEFSKNGEVEVIVHINREESTLMPRFRFHVQSQLEAIFAPALQGSNRKALLASIMAYLTHCDEKNKELCAQADTLLCNLLHQIHTFELSNWSVGALLTGKHGAEENLLHFCARRHLSETAEYLLLSMPNSNKQEYLYQRSSDNKTPIELAQKNDMRRVVDEMTVQAGSTSKKTKGKKKKSLMVEKSRSIDSQINHLCIPGSPDVVTKSSTFSQSPDHKRKENKASNLKALKKHFKKDKGVPVVSMPHQPYINEFGEAMIAPTSPGPQSPSRPISQSMERIDRTGIWSESSNNPFSDSNYNISSPYGTTSPVPPSSPLLRPRHEIPTRSSVTFPQSVRPGSRTDSVGSSSSSFDQGDSRLLQVEQRQARPVSSALSGASDHGNALSKAMKELKSRALYVAEVVQEYNWASVAQGDSDCILKMGHRVFVTQEGVEGDHKMCLGVWMGRYGKLPLAILRPLPHTELQNLKEEIALEESSDDDNYEKVDDGLWLGEEDDIYKVPRNVPAHSYIPGSDSEDDQPLYDVPPNRFRNLPTETPNIPSSPYMKTSDSEEDPVYDVPPNRHLLPEGKTSDHDYLNIPREQLLAFSELVKQPKEDDDMKQSAKTDHDSQIPISQMEDGVREAHGVTEKKKRSHTIAECITFPVDDTANEAAEDQEDDSNIYDDLDSALSETLLLIQSVVSNAEQPMHNNTITPSLDGNHKAKVYEGTDVTTESSESSDTYSHLIPTNRKTKYENVPINNESIPPTDASLHINVSTHDSNKGGTDNSVTYSSVTPKTERKTITPNSSHEIGYAEITAVKNIVQGDSEQMTVGRISTTPNESDDVFQQPSSTNPAPKPKKRTRFLTSTNPPRVSPKPKPRRLTTPLKSEGDEPASSMKIEKILANSLKRGEVRIATPVHQTHAKTEQSAAKPGEIKPAQQTSESTKPPYVNVEVRTKKKPPPSPPRKRSSHSTSSPATMKKPSPQVAPKPVVAKKQ, from the exons ATGATGAGCAGAAATTTGGAGCTTCCAATGTTGACTCCTTCCACAGTCACTGTTGGG AGAGAGCAGTTTGTGATTGTGGAGTTTGCAGGGATAATCCCTCAAAGCAGCTTGGTGACCTTCAACTTCTACCATTGTGCCACGGGGAAGAAACTATCAACCATTCCAATAGTTCCTCTGGGCCCTCATACTGCTAAAGCAAAATTTCCAG AGTTCAGCAAAAATGGAGAAGTTGAAGTCATTGTGCACATCAACAGAGAGGAAAGTACCCTCATGCCACGGTTCAGATTTCATGTACAGAGCCAACTGGAAGCCATATTTGCTCCAGCTTTACAGGGATCAAACAGAAAAGCACTACTGGCATCAATAATGGCCTATCTGACTCACTGCGATGAAAAGAATAAAGAATTGTGTGCACAGGCAGACACTCTACTGTGTAATTTGCTACACCAAATCCACACATTTGAGCTCAGTAACTGGTCAGTTGGAGCACTACTCACAG GTAAACACGGAGCTGAGGAGAACCTGCTCCATTTTTGTGCCAGGAGACACCTGAGTGAGACAGCCGAGTATCTGCTACTGTCAATGCCAAACAGCAATAAGCAGGAGTACTTATACCAGCGCTCCTCTGACAACAAGACACCAATTGAACTGGCTCAAAAGAACGATATGCGACGAGTAGTTGATGAAATGACG GTTCAGGCTGGTTCTACTAGCAAGAAAACT AAGGGGAAAAAGAAGAAGTCCCTGATGGTTGAGAAGTCAAGGTCAATAGATTCCCAGATAAATCATCTCTGTATTCCAGGAAGCCCAG ATGTCGTCACTAAATCTTCTACATTCAGTCAATCTCCCGATCACAAAAGAAAG GAGAATAAAGCTTCCAATTTGAAAGCACTGAAGAAACATTTCAAGAAAGACAAg GGTGTTCCAGTTGTATCTATGCCTCATCAACCTTATATCAACGAA TTTGGCGAGGCAATGATAGCTCCTACCAGCCCTGGACCACAGTCTCCCAGTCGCCCCATTTCGCAGAGCATGGAGAGAATTGACAGAACAGGAATATGGTCAGAGTCTTCCAACAATCCTTTCTCAGACAGCAACTACAACATATCTAGCCCATACGGTACAACCAGCCCTGTGCCCCCAAGCTCCCCCCTGCTGCGGCCAAGGCACGAAATCCCGACAAGATCATCAGTGACTTTCCCTCAAAGTGTCAGGCCTGGGAGTCGTACAGATAGTGTTGGTAGTTCTTCATCATCCTTTGATCAGGGTGATTCACGACTTCTCCAAGTTGAGCAGAGACAAGCAAGGCCGGTTTCATCCGCTTTGTCTGGAGCATCTGATCATGGGAATGCTTTGTCAAAGGCTATGAAAGAGCTCAAGAGTAGAGCTCTGTATGTAGCAGAGGTTGTGCAAGAGTACAACTGGGCTAGTGTCGCACAAGGAGACAGCGACTGCATCCTCAAG ATGGGACACAGAGTATTTGTGACACAGGAGGGTGTGGAAGGTGACCACAAAATGTGCCTTGGTGTGTGGATGGGTCGATACGGCAAGCTACCGCTAGCAATCCTCAGACCTCTACCACACACAGAA CTACAGAACCTAAAAGAGGAGATTGCACTTGAAGAGAGCAGTGATGATGACAATTATGAGAAAGTGGATGATGGGCTGTGGTTGGGAGAAGAAGACGATATCTACAAAGTACCCCGGAATGTG CCGGCTCATTCTTACATTCCTGGATCAGATTCTGAGGATGATCAACCACTTTATGACGTACCACCCAACAGATTTAGGAACCTACCTACTGAAACACCAAACATA ccatCCAGCCCCTACATGAAAACATCTGATTCTGAAGAGGATCCTGTGTATGATGTGCCGCCTAATAGACACTTGCTTCCCGAAGGAAAAACTTCAGATCAT GACTACCTAAACATCCCAAGAGAGCAGCTTTTAGCATTTTCTGAGTTAGTGAAACAACCAAAAGAAGATGATGACATGAAACAAAGTGCAAAAACAGACCATGATAGCCAGATTCCTATAAGTCAAATGGAAGATGGTGTCCGAGAGGCCCACGGTGTCACTGAAAAAAAGAAGAGATCCCACACTATTGCTGAATGTATCACTTTTCCAGTGGACGATACAGCAAATGAAGCTGCAGAAGACCAGGAGGATGACTCAAATATCTATGATGATCTCGACTCTGCACTCTCGGAAACACTCCTTCTGATACAATCTGTAGTTTCGAATGCAGAACAACCCATGCACAATAATACTATTACCCCAAGCCTGGATGGAAACCACAAAGCAAAGGTGTACGAAGGCACAGACGTTACAACAGAGAGCAGTGAGAGCAGTGACACATATTCGCACCTCATTCCAACTAATCGGAAGACAAAATATGAAAACGTACCCATTAACAACGAAAGCATACCCCCCACTGACGCGAGCCTACACATCAACGTCTCAACACACGACTCAAACAAAGGCGGTACTGACAATAGTGTTACGTACTCCTCCGTCACCCCAAAAACGGAAAGGAAGACTATCACACCGAATTCTTCCCATGAAATTGGATATGCTGAAATAACAGCTGTGAAAAACATTGTACAAGGTGACAGCGAGCAAATGACAGTTGGAAGGATATCAACAACACCAAATGAGAGTGATGACGTATTTCAGCAGCCATCTAGCACAAACCCAGCCCCAAAACCAAAGAAAAGAACTCGATTTCTAACATCAACTAATCCGCCTAGGGTTTCTCCTAAGCCAAAGCCCCGACGATTAACGACACCTCTCAAGTCCGAAGGTGATGAACCAGCATCTTCTATGAAAATTGAAAAGATACTAGCGAATTCGTTGAAAAGGGGAGAAGTACGAATAGCCACACCAGTTCATCAGACTCATGCCAAAACTGAGCAGAGTGCAGCCAAACCTGGAGAAATCAAGCCAGCACAACAAACCTCTGAATCCACGAAACCTCCATATGTGAATGTAGAAGTAAGGACAAAAAAGAAGCCACCCCCTTCACCCCCAAGGAAGCGCAGTTCTCACTCAACGTCAAGCCCGGCAACAATGAAGAAGCCATCGCCACAAGTTGCTCCAAAACCAGTAGTTGCTAAAAAACAATAG
- the LOC135351073 gene encoding uncharacterized protein LOC135351073 → MTAVNNSAFNISQQNFTDVSVFYIASGVLHILLVVVPVLVFGPIVLGVFISNKELRDPVSILYICTATLCVIGPLTYGLLLDCSLITTVEFFGSCESQTSKIFWVLFGTFQTQLLASNALLSLVQYISAKWGSKKISTRVVVGIFFTMFVVSLLANMIHFIGSSEEHIRGSLCRHPGAAIPYAYPFITMFTLGVLTIPPFVLVVVFSILTIVYVKKKTVQNSHVIKTVVKIVLIWTAAVMLCRSLPILVVFLGFDTASTPISVILVRSWYGIYSVELSYPLFVLLPMFLHKTVGKILKKKFKSIYAQYNLSRVSPSGSSI, encoded by the coding sequence ATGACTGCTGTGAACAATTCTGCTTTCAATATTAGTCAGCAAAATTTTACTGATGTTAGTGTTTTTTACATTGCCAGCGGAGTACTGCACATTCTACTGGTAGTTGTTCCAGTGCTAGTATTTGGACCTATTGTTCTCGGGGTATTCATCTCCAACAAAGAACTCAGAGATCCCGTGTCGATTTTGTACATCTGTACTGCTACACTGTGCGTTATTGGTCCTCTAACTTATGGCTTACTATTGGACTGCAGTTTAATTACTACTGTGGAGTTCTTTGGATCTTGTGAATCTCAAACTTCGAAAATATTCTGGGTGCTCTTTGGTACCTTCCAGACTCAGCTATTGGCCAGTAACGCTCTCCTGTCTTTAGTACAGTATATATCCGCTAAATGGGGCAGCAAAAAGATATCGACACGTGTTGTTGTTGGAATATTTTTcacaatgtttgtggtttcttTGCTAGCCAATATGATACACTTCATTGGATCATCTGAAGAACATATTAGGGGTTCGTTATGCAGACACCCTGGTGCAGCAATACCTTATGCGTACCCATTTATCACAATGTTTACATTGGGAGTCTTGACAATACCACCATTTGTACTTGTGGTAGTGTTCTCAATCTTGACCATTGTGTATGTTAAGAAGAAAACTGTCCAGAATAGCCATGTTATTAAGACTGTGGTTAAAATTGTTTTGATTTGGACTGCTGCAGTAATGTTGTGCAGGTCTCTACCAATTCTTGTTGTATTTCTGGGTTTCGATACGGCAAGTACACCTATTTCAGTCATTCTAGTTCGATCTTGGTATGGGATCTATTCAGTGGAGCTGTCATATCCTCTATTTGTGCTCCTTCCAATGTTTCTACACAAGACGGTTGGTAAAATTCTGAAGAAGAAGTTCAAATCGATTTATGCACAGTATAATTTGAGTAGAGTTTCTCCAAGTGGAAGTTCCATTTGA
- the LOC135351221 gene encoding mitochondrial fission regulator 2-like — protein sequence MSSQSLCVHKHGGSRSVVRQVGDCLPIRTGKRLYIQLTSASVPSTPGMEVRYAATGERLAQDSDGLRALSYLKDPRRDGAHMDLITEDGLEEASFFEMEGVEFEEDSSGEGGDKHLTMEKISALEGELAKLKAQIAVYALAETRDLPIPAPPPPPPPPALSTAPQSHIFTARRPSQSEASSTAETRPQVTPARPPMTDVLRDIGSVKLRTVHAVRSPGGTPLRKQNTETQEVLDSDPASVIATALRKKFANRVFQDSPDKENHSELSMSEFDSPSVKLQFN from the exons CATAAACATGGTGGATCTCGCAGTGTAGTGAGACAAGTGGGAGATTGTCTACCCATCAGAACTGGGAAGAGGCTGTACATTCAG CTTACAAGTGCAAGCGTTCCCTCTACCCCTGGTATGGAAGTGCGGTATGCTGCCACTGGGGAGAGACTGGCTCAAGATTCTGACGGCCTCCGAGCACTCTCCTATCTCAAGGACCCGAGAAGAGATGGCGCCCACATGGACCTAATTACTGAGGATGGACTTGAAGAGGCCAGTTTTTTTGAAATGGAGGGTGTGGAATTTGAGGAGGACAGTAGTGGAGAGGGAGGAGACAAGCACC TTACTATGGAGAAGATATCTGCTCTGGAAGGTGAGCTTGCTAAGCTGAAGGCTCAGATAGCAGTGTATGCTCTTGCTGAGACGAGGGATCTCCCAATACCTGCCCCTCCTCCACCACCTCCTCCCCCTGCACTCAGTACAGCACCACAATCACAC ATATTCACTGCGAGGCGGCCCTCCCAAAGTGAAGCCTCCTCGACTGCTGAGACTCGACCGCAGGTTACTCCAGCAAGGCCACCCATGACTGACGTTCTCAGGGACATAGGCAGTGTTAAACTGAGGACTGTCCATGCAGTAAG ATCTCCTGGTGGTACTCCATTGCGTAAGCAAAACACAGAAACACAAGAGGTATTAGATAGTGACCCAGCATCAGTTATTGCAACAGCTCTCAGGAAAAAATTCGCTAATAGAGTATTTCAAGATTCTCCTG ATAAAGAAAACCATTCTGAGCTGTCAATGTCTGAGTTTGATAGCCCTAGTGTCAAGCTG CAATTCAACTAG
- the LOC135351078 gene encoding uncharacterized protein LOC135351078: MSSMLYVIVLVLCLATSFSSSTEYCVVITESVQEHQNCHNLSYYAENSQLLSNQHRVELQFVNIGQYELHTDLVIENVTYVSIVGKISTRVSLLFGATFWLCSFVEVVNISLSGGRPQNILDIPTSYFKMVGNHIILYQVTLHFFEVEIDAITIIALDSSVSYCKNFSVCGNCRSEAAHANEVSVTVFNSTFDNALLTCDSVCLHRSNFSLYVENCTLQNYNICYHVMDGMVDFCTYEEDKLEIQPLIQVFVGTSLHMRIVLKEVITLGGINIEVMENDNNISVEIENSEMASSSDDKAIFSLHVYLLACNNVLTIDIINVSFVQDTENYPATCIKTDNVVSYPSTNINSCVTSFPFLITFFIMNTKIDTETGIDIRIYKFSWISFNLTVIGSTFSSFSQALYAERIDTSPQLDFDRYAKIFLYLHNSTFGNNDTDRSVQAVPQMQIINTEYFLLDNCYIQNCKNSAVAAYSSDVTLSGNTTFSNNRGERGAALSLYHSFMIINYDARVVFQDNHADDVGGAIFVYDARRSGLQGIWCFFQPGDFNVEEGAFPKVYFVRNTAKRGGNDIFGSKFLSGCKLWIHKTDYIDKVFVFDNSTSNIMSSVSSNPQRVCVCNKLGVPQCQNKDTVRRLLPRYYPGELFTVPVIVAGYDNGAVPGAVYANPCDKDEVEGSLRDDQYIQEVRDHTTCFLLSLAILTNYTHKSHDIMLNVHRIGCKWSDPYWAPPSDTVVISFFVEDCPPGFMLTTTPPYTCTCHYSLVEKGIETCVIIDHTGWVFRSGTVWVSSAFGDDLNSLVVHPFCPYDYCLVDNVSVNALIPDIQCAFNRSGVLCGGCYGNNSLVLGSSRCLPCGNSHIPLFFVFVIAGVVLVVFIKLLDFTVTQGTLNGMIFYANVLWANKSIFFPSKEILHPVQHILQVFIAWLNLDVGIETCFFNGLNGYWKTWLQFLFPLYVWSIAGVMTITARYFTRAGKLLGNNSVPVLATLILLSYTKLLRTIITCIGFSVLEYPSGPRPVWLFDGNVPFFSAAHAILFLTGLAILLFLWLPYTFVLFSIQWLRRKSNLKPLRWINRWKPFFDAYLGQLKPKYHYWVGLLLLVRVFLLVLFAVTSAVIPRINILAILVVTTCLFIYLAIFGMMYKSFCTSLLECSFIANLLMLAAVMPYTIDSATANNVVVYTSISIVFFQFWCLVIFHTYKRIKSSLETNKRRNRSINSTSNISLVTQQASVQYREPLLEDT, encoded by the coding sequence ATGTCTTCCATGCTTTACGTGATAGTCCTTGTCCTTTGTCTAGCAACTTCATTCTCTAGTTCAACAGAATATTGTGTCGTTATCACTGAATCTGTTCAAGAGCATCAAAATTGTCACAACTTAAGTTACTATGCTGAAAACTCTCAGCTGCTGTCAAATCAACATCGTGTGGAGTTACAGTTTGTAAATATTGGTCAATACGAACTGCACACAGATCTGGTAATAGAAAATGTGACATATGTTTCCATTGTAGGAAAAATATCAACTCGGGTAAGTTTGTTATTTGGTGCTACATTTTGGCTCTGTTCTTTTGTTGAGGTAGTGAATATCTCTCTTAGTGGTGGTAGGCCACAAAATATTTTAGATATCCCCACTTCCTATTTTAAAATGGTAGGGAATCACATAATCTTGTATCAAGTGACATTGCATTTCTTTGAGGTAGAAATAGATGCTATTACAATTATTGCTTTGGATAGCTCGGTTTCATATTGCAAAAATTTCAGCGTATGTGGAAATTGTAGATCAGAGGCAGCACATGCTAATGAGGTGTCTGTGACAGTGTTTAACTCGACATTTGATAATGCTCTTCTCACTTGTGACAGCGTGTGTTTACATAGGAGCAATTTTTCGCTTTATGTGGAGAACTGTACTTTACAAAACTATAATATATGCTATCATGTGATGGATGGTATGGTAGATTTTTGTACGTACGAGGAAGATAAGCTTGAAATTCAACCCCTAATTCAGGTTTTTGTTGGTACATCACTTCATATGAGGATAGTATTGAAAGAAGTAATAACATTGGGAGGAATAAATATAGAAGTGATGGAAAATGATAACAACATATCAGTAGAGATTGAAAACAGTGAAATGGCATCCAGCTCTGATGACAAAGCAATTTTTTCTCTGCACGTGTATCTTCTTGCATGTAACAATGTCTTAACGATCGATATCATTAACGTTAGTTTCGTACAGGATACTGAAAATTatccagctacatgtataaaaactGATAATGTAGTGTCATACCCATCTACCAATATAAATTCCTGTGTTACATCTTTTCCATTTTTGATTACTTTTTTCATTATGAACACTAAAATTGATACTGAAACCGGTATTGACATTCGAATATATaagttttcttggatttcgtTCAACTTGACAGTAATCGGATCAACTTTTTCATCATTTTCCCAAGCATTATATGCTGAACGCATTGATACTTCCCCCCAGCTGGACTTCGATCGGTATGCTAAGATATTTCTTTACTTACATAATTCAACTTTCGGTAATAATGATACTGATAGATCTGTTCAGGCTGTACCACAAATGCAAATTATTAACACAGAATATTTTCTCCTTGACAATTGCTACATTCAAAACTGTAAAAATTCAGCAGTTGCAGCCTATTCCAGTGATGTAACTTTGTCTGGAAATACTACTTTCTCAAACAATCGAGGTGAAAGAGGTGCTGCGCTATCATTATATCACTCCTTTATGATAATCAATTATGATGCTAGAGTAGTGTTTCAAGATAACCATGCAGATGATGTAGGAGGAGCAATATTTGTTTATGATGCTAGGCGCAGTGGTCTGCAAGGTATTTGGTGTTTCTTCCAACCTGGTGATTTTAATGTCGAAGAGGGTGCATTTCCAAAAGTGTATTTTGTTAGAAACACAGCAAAAAGAGGAGGAAATGATATTTTCGGCTCAAAGTTTTTAAGCGGTTGCAAGTTATGGATTCACAAAACAGACTACATTGATAAGGTATTTGTCTTCGATAATTCAACATCAAATATAATGTCTTCTGTATCGTCTAACCCCCAacgagtgtgtgtatgtaataAACTGGGTGTCCCACAGTGTCAAAATAAAGATACTGTACGTCGTTTACTACCCCGCTATTATCCCGGAGAATTATTTACAGTACCGGTAATAGTTGCCGGGTACGACAATGGCGCTGTGCCTGGGGCAGTCTATGCTAACCCTTGTGATAAGGATGAGGTTGAAGGATCTCTGAGAGATGATCAGTACATCCAAGAAGTGAGAGATCACACTACATGCTTTTTGCTCTCACTTGCAATTTTGACCAACTACACCCACAAATCTCATGATATCATGCTAAATGTACACAGAATTGGATGCAAGTGGAGTGATCCTTACTGGGCTCCTCCGAGTGATACTGTTGTTATATCTTTTTTTGTAGAAGACTGCCCACCCGGATTCATGCTTACCACCACTCCTCCATACACCTGTACTTGTCACTACAGTCTAGTGGAAAAGGGTATTGAGACCTGTGTGATAATAGACCACACAGGATGGGTTTTTCGTAGTGGAACGGTCTGGGTTAGCTCTGCATTTGGAGACGACCTAAACAGTTTGGTTGTGCATCCTTTCTGCCCATATGACTACTGTCTGGTTGACAACGTATCTGTGAATGCTTTGATTCCTGATATACAATGTGCCTTTAATCGTTCTGGAGTGCTTTGTGGTGGTTGCTATGGCAATAACAGCCTTGTATTAGGCTCTTCTAGGTGTTTACCGTGTGGCAACAGCCATATTCCTCTCTTTTTCGTGTTTGTCATAGCCGGTGTTGTTTTAGTAGTCTTCATTAAGTTGCTGGACTTTACTGTTACACAAGGTACACTTAATGGAATGATATTCTATGCAAACGTTCTCTGGGCCAATAAGAGTATCTTCTTTCCTTCTAAGGAAATCCTTCACCCAGTTCAGCACATCCTGCAAGTTTTCATAGCCTGGCTAAATCTTGATGTTGGAATAGAAACTTGCTTTTTCAATGGTCTCAATGGATACTGGAAAACATGGCTGCAATTTTTGTTTCCACTCTATGTCTGGTCTATTGCTGGGGTGATGACAATCACTGCTCGATACTTTACTCGAGCTGGCAAACTTCTTGGCAACAATTCTGTCCCTGTGCTGGCCACACTTATTTTGCTATCATACACAAAGCTGTTGCGCACAATAATCACTTGCATTGGATTTTCGGTACTTGAGTATCCAAGTGGTCCAAGACCAGTTTGGTTGTTTGACGGTAACGTTCCTTTCTTCAGTGCTGCACATGCAATCCTTTTTCTTACAGGGTTGGCTATTCTTTTGTTTCTCTGGCTGCCGTACACATTTGTTCTGTTCTCTATTCAGTGGCTGAGGAGGAAGTCAAACTTGAAACCTCTGCGCTGGATCAACAGATGGAAACCATTTTTTGATGCCTACCTTGGCCAGCTCAAACCAAAATATCACTACTGGGTGGGTTTACTATTGCTTGTTCGTGTGTTTTTACTAGTACTCTTTGCAGTTACATCAGCTGTCATTCCTAGAATCAACATACTGGCCATCCTTGTTGTTACCACTTGTCTTTTTATCTACTTGGCCATTTTTGGAATGATGTATAAATCATTTTGTACTTCCCTGCTAGAGTGCTCCTTTATTGCTAATCTTTTAATGCTTGCGGCTGTCATGCCATACACCATTGATAGTGCAACAGCCAATAATGTAGTCGTCTATACATCGATTTCGATTGTGTTTTTTCAGTTCTGGTGTCTTGTGATTTTTCACACATATAAAAGGATTAAGTCTAGTTTAGAAACAAACAAACGTCGAAACAGAAGTATCAATAGCACCAGTAACATTTCACTTGTTACTCAACAAGCTTCAGTCCAGTACAGAGAGCCACTATTAGAAGACACTTAG